A window from Rhodospirillaceae bacterium encodes these proteins:
- a CDS encoding branched-chain amino acid ABC transporter permease translates to MDFCQFEQNKSFKMQNFPEQQLRXAVAIIVXCIGLLVWXXAGFFGHELLAQIAILAIFAMSLDLLAGYSGQVSLGHAAFFGTGAYGTAALTAIWGWPLSVAMPISIIIXAGLAFCVAIFAVRLSGIFFLMVTLAIGEVFHSFFFRVXVFGGDXGLGGIPRLDLGAIGIDLLSPISFSMXTXITVALVYWGLSYISRSSFGAVISGIRXNESRMAALGCKVRSXKXWTFTIAAXLAALAGSLSAQHDGFVSPDLISWTASGEVLIVVIVGGMSSLVGPIIGAVVVVLLAHYVSGLTNYWMFFMGLFFVAVVLAGGQGIYGXFERTCRRLHNVKR, encoded by the coding sequence ATGGACTTTTGCCAATTCGAGCAAAATAAAAGTTTTAAAATGCAAAACTTTCCAGAACAACAACTGCGGGANGCTGTNGCAATTATAGTNATNTGCATTGGACTGCTTGTATGGNTTAANGCAGGATTCTTTGGGCATGAGTTATTGGCCCAAATAGCCATATTAGCGATTTTTGCTATGAGCTTGGATTTGTTAGCAGGTTATAGCGGGCAGGTATCTCTGGGTCATGCGGCTTTCTTCGGTACAGGAGCATATGGGACAGCGGCATTGACGGCTATCTGGGGCTGGCCCTTGTCAGTTGCAATGCCAATATCAATAATAATTNCTGCTGGATTAGCNTTTTGCGTAGCGATTTTTGCAGTGCGGTTGAGCGGTATATTTTTCCTAATGGTTACTCTTGCTATTGGTGAGGTGTTCCATTCGTTCTTTTTTAGGGTCNGAGTTTTTGGTGGGGACGANGGTTTAGGTGGAATACCAAGGTTAGATTTAGGTGCTATTGGCATTGATTTATTAAGTCCAATAAGTTTCTCCATGTTNACTNTAATTACTGTGGCNTTGGTTTATTGGGGNTTATCTTATATCTCCCGATCCTCCTTTGGCGCAGTCATTTCAGGTATACGANAAAATGAGTCCCGTATGGCTGCTCTGGGNTGTAAGGTCCGNTCATANAAANTTTGGACATTCACCATTGCAGCGAGNCTAGCTGCTTTGGCGGGGTCGCTCTCTGCTCAGCACGATGGCTTTGTCTCTCCAGATCTTATTTCTTGGACCGCCTCAGGGGAGGTGCTTATTGTAGTGATTGTCGGTGGAATGAGCAGTCTCGTGGGACCGATAATCGGGGCAGTAGTAGTTGTTCTGCTTGCGCACTATGTAAGCGGTCTAACCAACTATTGGATGTTCTTTATGGGCCTCTTTTTTGTTGCTGTGGTGCTCGCAGGAGGCCAGGGTATTTATGGCNTGTTCGAAAGGACTTGTAGAAGATTGCACAATGTTAAACGTTAA